The Dehalobacter sp. DCM sequence GATAGTCACCTTATCCGACATCACCAATAAGTACATGGACGCCATGGATAATAACATCATCGCTTCCACATCCACGACATTACGGAATATTGCCGAAACATTAAATGCCAAGCTTCTGTGCGGATCGCAAGAGGACTTTAAAACTACCGGCAAAGTGGTCGTCGCGGCACTGGATGCCTCCGCTTTGCAGTCATATATCGAAAGCGGCGATATTGTGATTACGGGCAACCAGGAGGTGCTTCAACTCAAGGCGCTGGATTCCGGAGCGAATTGTTTGATTATTACTTGCGGAGATACCCCGACACAGGCCGTATTGGAAAAAGCCTCCGGTTTAAAGAGTATCGTTATGACCACGCCCACCGATACGTTCACCTCCGCCCGTCTGGTCAATCAAAGTATTCCTATCGGCGCCATCATGACGGATCAGAATATTATCCTATTTGACATGGATGATTTTATCGACGATATCCAGGATAAGATGTTGAAAACTCGATATCGGAGTTATCCTGTTGTCGATGACAATCACCGCATTAAGGGGTTTATATCCCGGTATCACCTGATATCCCAACGCAAGAAAAAGGTGATCCTGGTCGACCATAATGAAAAGTCACAGGCCGTTGACGGCATTGAGGAAGCAGAGATTCTAGAAATTATTGATCATCACCGTTTAGGGGATATCCAAACTAACAGCCCTGTTTTCGTGCGCAATGAACCGGTTGGCAGTACGTCTACCATTGTTGCCAATATGTATTTCGAAATGGGATTCCGACCTTCAAAAACCATCGCTGGTATCCTTTGTTCGGCAATTTTATCCGACACCCTCAAATTTAAATCACCAACAAGCACCTATATTGACCGGATCACCGCAGAGAAACTCGCGGAAATTGCCCGAATCGCCAATATTGATGAATTTGCCTATCGGATGTTTAAGGAAGGGTCCTCACTGCAAGGAAAAACGGTCAAAGAGATTTTTTACCAGGACTTTAAAGAATTTAATTTTGGCAAATATAAAGTGGGGATTGGTCAAATATTTACTATGGATCGTGAAAAAATAGCGGAAATGGAAGAATCCCTTGTCACCTTCATGAAACAGCTCTGTATGGACAACGGCTATCACCTGTTGATGCTTTTTGTCACGGATATTATTAATCAAGCGTCAGAAGTATTTTTTGCCGGTGAAAAGAAGGAATTAATCGCCATGGCGTTTAATGTGGATCTCGGGGAAAACAGGGTCCACTTACCCGGTGTGGTATCCAGAAAGAAACAAGTCATTCCGCTGATTTCTGCTGCGGCTGATAGTCATTAGCAAAATGAAAAAATCCAACCACTAATATTTCTATTATTTGGAATTGAGAATAACAAGAAGTTATTTATTCATATCTTAACGCATCGATCGGGTCAAGTTTTGCTGCCCGGTTTGCCGGATACAGACCAAAAACCATACCGATGACTGCTGAAAAACAAAATGCAAACAGAATGGTTTTCACAGAAATAATAACCGGCATATTAAAGACAAGAGAAATGATTGCGCCGATGCCAATCCCCAAGATCATGCCGATGATCCCGCCGATCACGGATATTGTCGCGGATTCCACCAGAAACTGCAGCAATATATCCTGACGCCGGGCTCCGACTGCCATGCGCAGACCGATTTCCCGAGTGCGTTCCGTTATGGAAACGAGCATGATATTCATGATGCCGATACCGCCTACCAGTAACGCGATTCCTGCCAGAGCGCCGAAAACCGAGGTAATCACAGTCAGGATGGAACTATACATTTCCATTGTCTGTTCATTGGTTTGGGCCATGTATACTTTTTTCATTGAATGACGCATTTCCAAGAGATTAACACTTTGGCTGGTGGCCGATTGTAACTGTTCCTTACTTTTGACTCTCACGATAACCTGCTGAATTTCCTCAGTCCCATCCATATTCATCAGTGTCTTAAGCGGGATGTAAGCAACAGATTGCTGCATACCCATTAAGGAACCTGCAGGTTTCGTCACCCCACAGATTTCAAACGATACCCGGTTGATTTTCACGGTTTTGCCGACAGCTTGACTGCCGGAGCCGAATAACTCATCCGCCATGTCCTGGTCGATAACAGCCACTCGTCGACCGATCTGGTTTTCGGTTTCATTGAAAAAACGACCTTCATTGAATAATGTTGTTTGTATTTTAGTTAGATCAGAGCCCGTTCCGATCAAGGTGGCGTTTATTTTTTTACGCGGTGTTTGCAAAGCCGCCGAATAGGTCTGGTATTTGATGGGCACGACGAAGTCGATGCTATCGATAGAACGCGCTAGAAGCGTGCAGTCATCCAAGGTGAGTTTGCCCCGCTGTCCGTTGTCGTTGGCTGTTGCCATTAACGTAAAAGAGTTCGCTCCCGCTCCTTCGACTTGCTGCGTAATTGCTTTATTCATGCTTTGCCCCAACGTGACGATAATAATAACGACCATGACACCGATGATCATCCCCAGCATTGTCAGGGTCGAACGTAATTTGTTCACCCAGATCCCCTCCAGGGCTACAAGCAGCATTTCGGTAAACTTCATACCAACCCTCCTTGCTGCAGCCACTGCTCCAACAAATCCTGTGCATTCAGCGGAGCATCGACCATTTCATCACTGACCAGACGGCCATCGCGGAAATGGACGATCCGCCGGGCCAGCTGGGCAATGTCCGGCTCATGCGTAAC is a genomic window containing:
- a CDS encoding putative manganese-dependent inorganic diphosphatase, which translates into the protein MSTSVFVIGHKNPDSDSVCSAIAYAELKKKMGIDAIPAILGDINRETEFIIRYFGAKIPELIGTVKTQVCDINMDQAFPVSSDISIKTAWNLMKRNNVKTIPVVDEHEKLLGIVTLSDITNKYMDAMDNNIIASTSTTLRNIAETLNAKLLCGSQEDFKTTGKVVVAALDASALQSYIESGDIVITGNQEVLQLKALDSGANCLIITCGDTPTQAVLEKASGLKSIVMTTPTDTFTSARLVNQSIPIGAIMTDQNIILFDMDDFIDDIQDKMLKTRYRSYPVVDDNHRIKGFISRYHLISQRKKKVILVDHNEKSQAVDGIEEAEILEIIDHHRLGDIQTNSPVFVRNEPVGSTSTIVANMYFEMGFRPSKTIAGILCSAILSDTLKFKSPTSTYIDRITAEKLAEIARIANIDEFAYRMFKEGSSLQGKTVKEIFYQDFKEFNFGKYKVGIGQIFTMDREKIAEMEESLVTFMKQLCMDNGYHLLMLFVTDIINQASEVFFAGEKKELIAMAFNVDLGENRVHLPGVVSRKKQVIPLISAAADSH
- a CDS encoding ABC transporter permease — translated: MKFTEMLLVALEGIWVNKLRSTLTMLGMIIGVMVVIIIVTLGQSMNKAITQQVEGAGANSFTLMATANDNGQRGKLTLDDCTLLARSIDSIDFVVPIKYQTYSAALQTPRKKINATLIGTGSDLTKIQTTLFNEGRFFNETENQIGRRVAVIDQDMADELFGSGSQAVGKTVKINRVSFEICGVTKPAGSLMGMQQSVAYIPLKTLMNMDGTEEIQQVIVRVKSKEQLQSATSQSVNLLEMRHSMKKVYMAQTNEQTMEMYSSILTVITSVFGALAGIALLVGGIGIMNIMLVSITERTREIGLRMAVGARRQDILLQFLVESATISVIGGIIGMILGIGIGAIISLVFNMPVIISVKTILFAFCFSAVIGMVFGLYPANRAAKLDPIDALRYE